The Streptomyces sp. B3I8 nucleotide sequence AAGCGGGAGATTTTCCGCCGTGAGCGTCGTCAGGGTTTCTAGGTCTCAAATTCGCCGATCCAGGCACGCTCAAGGAGGGCCCTGGGGAGGTATTCAGAGTCGATGTCGATCGGGAACCCAGCGTCGTAGGCAAGACAGGCGATGGCGAGCGGACCGAGGGCGATGGCACCATTCAGGTCACGAGCCCGCTCTTCGGATGCGATCCAGTAGGCCTTGTGCAGTTCAAGAGCTTCCGCAAGTCCCGTGTTGAATCCTGCGTGGTCTTTGCGCAAGAAATAGGAGAAAAGATTGATGGGTTGGTAGAGGACGTTCTGAAGAAGGTCCCGTGGTGCAACGGTGGCAATCTGTGGATAGGATGCATCTATGGTTGACTGCAATTTTTCGAGGAGCCCCGGGCGTTCGAGCCAATATGATTGAAGGGTATCTATCCAACGATATACGTACTCGTCTCCGTGCGCACCAGATGCACGGAGCAACTCGATTGGAACGTTGCACATGGTGTTCATGCGCTTCTGGTCCCGGCAGACGATGACAAGCCAAAGGTTGGTCAGCCAGTTCCCTGCATTGGTGTAGAACTGCGGACCGGTTGCCGGGATGGACCGCATCGCATCCATGATTCTGCATTCGACGATGCCCTGAGTGGTCTGTGCTGCTACGAAAGCTGCTGTTCCCACCTGCATCGCGGAAACAGTAGCTTCCCAGGTCTCCAGCTTCGACGCATCGGCGTCGAGCACGGAGCGGGCCTGAACCAGCGTCAATGCCTCGTCCATTGCCAGCCCGAAACCGGCCGGTGACTGGCCAAGGCCGCTGAGGCTGTCCTCCAGGTCCTCGGCCAAGTCCTGCACGGCTGTTGCGTCCACTGCCTCTGGCCTGATGTGTCGCGTCACTCGCATTGTCACCCAGTGCTCCCGTCACTTGATGTCGAACGTCCACTTCACATACCCAGCGTACTCGCCTGCGGCGGTTGACTTGGCCTTGATCAAAACGTATTCGACGTTCCCTTGTTTCAGTGATTTCCGTATCTCGCGATAGAGGCGCATCTCGTTGGCGTTGCCGGCTATCCCTCGCTCTCGCATTTTTCTCAATATGTCATTGAAATATTCATGTGACCCTTGACGTGCATCGAACCCGGTCGGTAGCTCTCTTTTGCCGAGGTCCAGTTTATGACTGCCCTTGGCTTCTATGACGAGGAAACTCTGTGAGCCATCCTCGTGCGTCCGGCTCCAGACTTGATCGAACTGATCGTTCCCGTTCTTCGGTCCTGTAAGCTCTTCCTGTTGGTATCCCTTGTAGTGCTCCGGGACAACGTGGTGTCGGGCGACGGCCTCGCCAAAATCTTCACTGTCTGCACTCATCTTCTCGTGGAATGGCGCGTGCTCGGCCTTCACCTCCTGGTAAGCCCGCAGGTTCTCAGGGGTGGGATCAGCTACGTACGTATCTTTCGCCGTCTTTACCGGGTCGTGCCAGGAGTTGTCTGTCTGGACTGATGCGTGCCTTCGATGAGCGGCATCCCTGATGGCGTCGAATCCGTTGTCGGAAGGTACAGTGTCCGAACCTTCTTCGACCCTCGAATTGGGAACATATTTCTCGGGGAATGGGGAAGGCTTGTCGGCGGCTGCAATCCAGTTTCCAGGATGGTTGGGATCCTTTTTGAGGTGTGGTGGAGGATATCCACTCTCATCCGTGATGAAGACACGATGTCTGCGGCCGTTATCTCGGTAATACTTCTCGAAATATCCCGGGTCATGGTTCGCACGGTAAACCTGCACATCTTTGATTTGGTGCGGTTCAAGATCCTCGTACCAGCCCTTCCCCTCCGGATGTGGACTGTCGCGGCGTTGTCCAGGGAATTGGTCGACTGATCCAGCCGCATCTGCTGGTACGTATCCAGAATGCCGGGTGTTGTAGCCGTCGCTGTTTCCGGCGGGGTCGTGATCACCGCCGTGGGCCGCGGTGTCGTGGCCACCGATTTCGTGGCCCCCGCCGTTCGGGCCGCCGTGAGTGGTGGGTGCCGTTGCTGTCCCCGTACCGCCGTGGCCCGTGTGCCCGGGTTGGTGGGAGGCGGCGGGAGTGCCGTGTCCGGCGTCGCCTCCTGAGTGGGCGGCGCCATGGGACGGCGCGGAGGGGGAGCCCGGCCCGCGTGCGTGGGCGGCGGCTTCGGCCGCGTTGCCGCCGCCGACGTGTGCCGGTACTGGCTGGTCCGCGTGGACCGGCGTGTGTGATGGCGAGGAGAGGTGCGGCGACGAGTTTCCGTCCCGGGCCAGGCGTTCCGTGGCCGAGGACTCGACGGGGATCGGGTTCTGGTGCGGCTTGCCCTCCGGGGTGAGCATGGTGCCGTCTTGGTGGAGGATGGAGCCGTCCGGGTAGCGCACGGAGTTGTCCGTGACGCCGGCGGGGGTGTGCGTGGGTGAGTCGGCGTGGTGGAGGAAGTCGTCGGCGGCGCCTGAGTGGAGGTCTCTGAGGCCCGCCATCATGTCGCCGGCCTTGAGCTTGGCTAAGCCCGCGCCTTTGGCGATGTAGGTCATGGGGTCGGCGAGGCGGCCGCCCTTGCCGAGGGCGTTGGCGATTCTGGCGGTGCGGCTTGCCGCGGTGGCCGCCTTGCCCGCCTCTCCCATTTCGCCGGCCTTGGCGCCCAGGGAGCCGGCCTTGCCGAGTTTGAGGAAGGAGCCGGCGCCGAGGGTGAGGACGTTGAAGGCGACGGTGCCGCCCGCGCGGGCGGGGTTGGTTCCCCATTCGTCGTAGGCGATGAGGGACTTGCCGAAGTCGCGCAGGGCTTTCTTCTGGCGGTCGGTGTCGCTGTGGTCGGCCGGGCCGAACATCTTGTCCATGGCCCAGTCGTAGGGCGTCATGAGGTAGGCGCTGACGCCGCCGAAGACGTCTCCGATGCCTTTCCAGGTCTTGGTGAAGGTGTCCCAGTCGAAGACGTTGACCATGTGGCCGAGGCCTTTGAGGGTGCCCCAGACGCCGTCGACGAAGAAGCCCTTGAGGGCGCCGCCCACGTTGTCCTTCGTCCAGTGCCAGGCGGCGGCCAGGCCGGTGTACTCGCGTTCGTCGACCGTGCCCCAGGGGGTGTCGTCGGCCTTGGCCGCGTCGTCGGCGTCGAAGCCGTACATGCCCTTCTTGTGCGTGCCGTCGTCGGCGATCCATCGCGTACCCCCGACCTGGCCGTCGATCTTCGTCGCGGTCGAGCGTTCGAGTTCCTGGAACTGCCCCCAGATGCGGCCGATCTCGTGGACCAGGTGCGCGTTCTTGTCGATGCTGTCCTGGTCCTGGCGCCAGTCGTCGTCGCCCTCGACGGATTTCCTAAAGGCCGCAGCCTCGTTCCGCAGCTGATCCATCTGCTGGACGAGGGGCCGGGCATCCTTGGCGAAGGTCGACAGGGCGCCGCTGACGGTCTCCAGTTTCGTGGCGAAGGCATCGGCCTTGTCCCGGACGGGGAGGGTGGTGGCGAAGAGCTGGTCGGCCTCCGGTGCGGTGTAGCAGGAGGTCAGGCCCTGGAAGTCCTTGTGGACGTCCGCGCCGGTGCCGCGGATGTCGGACGCGGCCTTCTTCAGGCTGCCGGCGTCCTTCTCCAACTGGTCGAGGTCACCGCTGAATTCGGGTATCTCGCTGAGATCACCGATCACTTGCCCTTGCCCCCGTCCCCAGCCCCGTCCGTCTTGAGGGGAGGGAGTTTCGGGTCGGGGAGGGCGTCGTGCTGGGCGTCGGCCGCCATCTCCAGGTCACCGTGGACGTACTCCTCGGTGGCCTTCGCCGCCCCGCCGATCGACGCGGCCGCGCGGGCGGGGAGGTAGCGCAGGTCGTCGAACGTCTTCTGCGCGAACTCCTGCAGCGCGGCGGCGACCGGCCCCGGCGTACCGCTCCTGGGCCGCACGCCCGGCGCCATCGTCCCCGCCGCCTTGGCGGCGCTCTCCAAGCCGGTGCTGTACGCGGTGAACCCGCCCTCGAACTTCCCCGCCGTCTCCTCGGTCTTGCCCAGGACATGGCGGACGGTACCGACATGGATATCCCACTTGGACACGGATGACCCCCCGCTACGTGTTCCGTCGTTCCGTCGACTGCGCACTTCGCTTCCGAACTGCTCGAACATGTCTACCAAACGCCCACCGGCGAGCACCAAGTGGTCATCCGGCCGATGACGACCCTGTTACAGGACCGCGCGACTCGTTGCCCCTGCGAAGTGATGCTGAGGGGAAGGTCTTCGGGTGTATGCCGTGTTCGCCGTCGCCGTGCTCAACCGCCGAGGTGTCGCTCAGCTCCAGCCCGTGAGGTCGCCCACGAAGTCGTCGTACGAGCAGTTGCTGCCGCGAGGCGCGGGGATCAGCCGACGGGTGAGCGCCTCGTGGGCCACGGCCGGGCCGTCGCTCTCCCGGAACAGCTGCAGGCCGAGCCCGCGCTTGAGTCCCTCCTTGACGTCCCTGATGCGCCCGGTGTCCTTGCCCAGGAGCTCTGCGGGCACCTTCCAGATGATCGACGCACCGTCGTCGTCGCGGTCGCGCACCACGAACTCCTTCGGTCGCAGTCGGTCGACGAGCGCGGGGGAGTGGGTGGCCACGATCAACTGCGTCCGCTCGGCGGCTTCGCGCAGCCGCTGCACGACGAGTTCCAGGGCTTGCGGGTGCAGCCCGTGGTCGATCTCCTCGATACAGGTGAACACCAGCGGGTTCGGGTCGTACAACAGGGCGAGCAGGCCCAGCAGGCGGACTGTGCCTTACGAGGCGTCGGTGAGCGGGGGCAGCCGGGGCAGGCCACCTCGTCGAACCCGCCGCGCGAGTCCAGCGCCGGCTGGAGGTCGGTACGGATGATGTCGGCGAGGAGGCCGAACACCTTCAACACGTTCGACTTTCCCGCGCCGTTCGGGCCCACCAGCAGGGTGAGGGGACCGAGCGGCACGGTCGCGTCCCGCAGGCTGCGGAAGTTCTCGACATGGAGTTCCAGTAGACGGCCGGGCCTGGGGCAACCTATCGGGTCGACGCACAGTACGGCGGAAACGCCGGCGCGGACGGCGGCGGGGTGAAACGCGTGCTCCTCCGCGAGCGCTGCTCGCGGGCGCTTCGGTGGGCGGGCATCGCGCCTTCTCCGTCGTGTCGTACGGCCGTGGGCGGACGGTGATCGACCGTTCGTGGACGATCGTGGCTCAGCGTATCCGCCACGGCTGACATCGGCTCATCGATCCGCCACAGTCGCCTCCACGGGGCGCCGACCTGCCGTGAGTGACGCCCGGACGGTCCTGCCCGGGCCGACACGGCGCCCGGTGACTCCCCTTTCGTCGGCCGACGCCGTCACGAGGAGGAGTGTCGTGCGCATGGGGGCAGCGGCGCGGCCGCGTCGGGCGTGCCACCAGGAGCGACGCTCGTACGGCCGTGCGCTGTACACGACGCCGGGCCACGGCGGAGGAGTGGCGTGCGCGCGGTGCCGCACGACGGCGTCAGTCCCGGAGGCACCGCTCCCGGATCTCCCCGAGGATCGCCTTCTCACGGGAGTTGACGTCACCGTTCACGGTGGCCACCCGCTCCGCCGCGTCGACGACTCGTCAGAGACACTCGGTACACCTTCCGCCCGTGCGGGCCAGTGCAAGACTTCGGACCAGCGGTGAAGGGTCGCAACACCCCGATGGAGGGCGTCAGTCGGCTTCGAGAGGTTGCCCGGCCGCGTCGTACACCTTCCCGGTCACGGCGTTCACGCGGTACATCTCAACCGCTGCCTGTTCCTGCGAATCATCGCTCTTTCCGTCACCGGACCACGTCACGTTCACGAGCCAGTTCGGCTGCCAGTGACCGTCTTGCTCGACAGCTTTTACAGTGACTGCGGGGGTGTGGAATTCTGCGCCAGCGTTTCCGTTGGCCTGGAGGAGTGCCGCCACCGCCTTGGTTGCTGCCACTTCGGCCTTCTCGGCATCAACCTTGGCTTCGGGAAGCTTCACCCGGGTCGGACCAAGAGTGACGTCAATCTGAGACACACGGCCGGCCCTGTCCACCTGGAGGTCCAGCATCCTGGGCATCAGAACGTCGTTGTGAGTCCATCTCCAGTCCGTCACCCAGCCGAGTTCGGCCTTGGTGACCACCGGGGATGTTTCACTCACGTTCGCACCCATCGCCCACGGATACTGTCGTTGGGCGTACGACTTCGCGATTCGAGAGGCTGCCGCATCGCTGGCGTGAGCTTTCGCGCCCTCCACCGGGTACCCCGTTACAGTGGTGCGGTCGCTGTTCTCCAACTGTACGTTCAGGTGCTTCTTGTCCGGCCAGGAAAGGCTGCCGGTACCGAAGTCTTCCGAGTGCCCCTCTTCACGGCTGTGCAGATTGAAAATGATGTTGGTGCATGGTGAGTCCCCACATGGCTGCTCGCACAGTCGGCCGATACTGTAATGGTCACCGAACGCCTCCTTGACCGCGGCCTCAACGGCCCGCTTCCGGCCGGAACTTGCGTCGGCGAGGCTGCTGCCGTCCACGTTCGTGAAGGCGAGCATCGGACGCGCCACTCCCGAGCCCAGGAGGAGCAGTGCCGCGAAAGTGATCAGGGCGCCCTTGGTGCCCGCCTGCCAGGCGAGCGAGTGGCGGATTGTGAGCACGACCGCGGCAACGCTGAGCCCGATCAACCCGCCGATGATGTTCATTTCGGCGTCCGAACTGTCACATACGCGCCCCAGGCCGTCGACGGTGGCCTGGGCGAACTCGATCGCCAGGGGCAGTGCGACGACACCTCCTAAGGGTTGTCCCGTAAACGATTTCGGTCTCAGGGCCGTCGGGGGTAGTCAGGGTGATCGCCGTAAGGTGACGCGAGGTCGAGCAGGTCATCGCATGGCCAGGTCTCACCGTCGTACTGGCAGTCATCGCGGTTGTCCCACGGTAGTTCGGGGTCGCCCGTGGCAGGACTGAGTGCATGGCGGGCGAGCACGCGTCGCTTGGCTTCAACCTCCCGCAGGACGCGAGCCGGGTCGTGAAGCGCGACGTGCAGGGCGATCGTGGGATGGAAGCCGGAGAGTTCTACTTGGCAGAAGTCGACGCTGTGCCCGTGAGCGGTCCACTCCCCGCAGCCGTCACCGTCGCAGCGTCGGGCCAGATCGGCCTCCTCGTCCAGCCGCGCGTGGAGGAACGTCACAAGGTCTTGGCTCATGGGGTCATCCTGGACGACGCGCCAGGCCCGGTCGCCTGATTTCCGTACCGTGGGCAGGACCCGGCTGGCCGGTGCACAACTGGGATGATCTTGCTGTGGCTGGTGTGATCACGGCGTCGGAGCCGTCATGGATATCCCCGTTCACCGGTCTGAGCCGGCAGTTCGGGAAGCTGGTGACGGTGCTGCGGCGCAAGGGAGCAGACGCGGTTCGCTGAGGCCGGCCGTGGAGCCTTCCGCTGGAGGACCGGGCACTGCTGGTCGCGGCCTACTGGCGCACGAACCTGACCATGCGGCAGCTCGCCCCGCTGTTCGGGGTGTCCAGGTCGGCGGCTGACCGGATCATCGACAACCTCGGGCCGATGCTCGCACTCCAGCCCCGCAAACGGTTCGCCAAGGACACCGTGCTCATCGTGGACGGCACCCTGGTCCCCACCCGCGACCACAGCATCGCCGAGCGGTCGAAGAACTACCGGTATTCCACCAGCCACCAAGTCATCATCGACGCCGACACTCGCCTGGTCGTCGTGGTCGGCCGGCCACTCGCCGGGAACCGCAACGACTGCAAGGCGTGGGAGGAATCCGGCGCCAAGAACTCCTAACAGAATGATCTTCGAGGTGGTTGGATCACTCCGGGACTGACGATCCGGAGGTAAGGGTGGCGCGGCCGAAGCCGTGGGAAGTTGGCAATGCACTGTGGGCGGTGGTTGAGCCGCTGTTGCCTGAGGGCTGTCCCGTGATCCCCGGCGGGCGCGCGACGACAGCTACGGCACCTCGCCGCGTTGTCGGGACGTCCGCATACATCCAGTATGCGGACGCCCCTCCGCCTTGCGATGCACCGCATCTGACGCCGCGCGCTGATCCACCGGGGATCACGGGACAGCCCTTAGGGTCGAGCGTCGGGCCCGGCATCCGGGACGGAAGCGGCATCCGGACCGGCTGGTGTTCCAGGGCATTCTGTTCGTGCTGCACACCGGGATCGCCTGGGAACACCTGCCGCAGGAACTAGGCTTCGGTTCCGGCATGACCTGCTGGCGTCGCCTGGCTGAATGGACAGAGGCGGGGGTTTGGCCCCGGCTGCACGAGGTTCTCCTCGCCGAGCTCCGCAGCGCGGACGCCCTGGACTTCTCCCGGGCGGCGGTCGACGGCTCCCACATCCGGGCATCAAAGGGGGCCCCAAAACCGGACGAAGCCCTGTCAACCGGGGCAGGACGGGTAGCGGACACCACCTGATCACCGACGCCACCGGCATCCCGCTCGCCGCCACGTTGACCGGCGGCAACCGCAACGACGTCACCCAGCTGATCCCGCTCCTCCAAACCGTGCCGCCCGTGCGGGGCAAGCGAGGCCGGCCCCGGCGCCGTCCTGACGTGGTGCTGGGCGACCGCGGCTACGATCACGACAAGTACCGCCGCATGGTCTGGGATCTCGGCGTGAAACCGCTGATCGCCCGCCGGGGCACCGAGCACGGCTCCGGCCTGGGCACCCAGCGCTGGGTGGTGGAGCGCGCGTTCGCCCACCTGCACTGGTTCCGCCGCCTACGGATCCGCTGGGAGATACGCGACGACATCCACGAAGCCTTCCTCACCCTGGGATGCGCACTCATCTGCTGGAGGCGTCTTACCTCGCCGCGACAGCAGCCGGTCCCTGTACCGGATTGCCCTTGAAGCAGCGAAGCCGGTCAGTGCACGCGTTCCCCGCACTCCGCCGGAAACAGGATGGCGCCGGACGGCAGTTCACCCGGAGGCCGTCCCATCACCCGCAGGCATGCCTCACGGGACCCCTCCGCAGGCGGGTATTCGAGGGCAACCCCATCCAGCACGGTGAACTCACCAGCAAGGTGCAGTTCCGCCGCCTGCACGCCGTCTGGGAAACAGCCTGCCAAGGTCCCGAGGACTGCCGTGTCATTGCCGTCGGCGACGCACTCTCCGATCTCGAAGCGCCAGTGCTCGGCCGCATCGGCAAGCAGCGCCTTGCCCCTCTTGCCCGACCCAGCAAGAAAAACGGTGTGGGATCGCAGGTGGTGGGCGATGGCGCAGCAGATCGGGACCGCTGTGCCGTAGGGTGTCGTCACCCGCGTGTACCCGGCGTGGGGATAGGAGGACAGGGCCTCATCGAGCAGCCCCACCGCGGTGTCCCTCACTGCCGGGTGACTCTGCTGAGCGATGTACAGAAGCAGGGGCGCCGCAACCGCAGCCGCTGGGAACACCGCGGCACTGTGACCGTGGACGATTCCGCCGCCGCCGAGTAGCGAGCGGGCCTCAGCTGCCTGTATCAGGTTCGCTGCATCCGCCAGGGCACGCAGACCACGGGCTACACGAGCCGGTTCGTACCAGCCGGGATGGCCCGGTATAGCGCCCCAGTTCACGCCGTCGATCGCATCCAACACGACAGCATCCTCGCACCTGGCCGCAACACACTTCCCAGGGCTCAACGAAACGTCTTGAGAATCATTCCGTTAGGAGTTCTAAGGGCTTGCCGGGAATCAACACGTTGATTTGATCTTGACGCTGCTGGGGTCAAGGAACCGGGCGATGTCATCTGGTGTGCGGAAGCGGGCTGTTGAGGCGGGGACTCGAACGCCTTGGGCGGCCAGGAGCGGGCGGACGTCTTTCGCAGCACGGCTGACCGTCATGGCGGTGGTGTTGAAAAGCTGACCCAGGAGGTCCATGGTCGCGATCTTCCGCAGGTGGAGCACGGTGACCAGGACCTTATCGGCTTTGGTGAGCTTGGCCTTGGCGCCCGCGCCGGGGGCCACCAGGCGCTCGTGGCCTCGACGTGTGCGGAGCACTTGCTCGCGTTGAATCTCCATCGCTGGCGTCAATGCGTCGATGAGTTCGCTGAGGTTCTGACGGGTCATCCCGGTCAGTTCCGGGTCCTGGAGCGCACGCCGGGAGAGGCACGTCGGTCTGTCTGGCAGGGCATTGCCTGGAGTGCTGCCGGTGGTCGCGGCGTCCACCGGACGCTGGGGGTGGAGGGTGTAGTTCCAGTCGCCGTGGAAGCGATGGCGAGTAATGGGCAGGGCGGCGATCTCGTCGTCGCTGATGCGGATGCCGGTGGGGTACTCGCCGTGGTCGAGTTCGGCATGGACGGTGAGGCCGGTGCGGCTGGTGGTCGCGGCGATCGTCTGGAGCATGACTTCGTGGCTGGTCAGGGGTCTGCCGCGCCAGTTCATGGTGATGTGGGAGAACAGCCGGTGCTCGATCTTGTTCCACTTTGAGGTGCCTGGCGGTAGGTGGCACACCGTGACCTCAAGGCCGCTCTCGGCAGCGAGGTCGGCGAGCTGGGTCTTCCAGCCGCGGGTGCGGTAGCCATTGGAGCCTCCTCCGTCGGCGGTGATGAGCAGTCGGCGGGCACGGGGGTAGTCGTGCCGGCCGCGGGCCTGCCACCAGTTCCGGATCGAGGCGACGGCGAACGCCGCGGTGTCGTGATCGTTTCCGATGCTGACCCAGCCTGCGTTCGCGGCCATGTCGTAGATTCCGTACGGGATCGCCTTCTCGGCCTGGCCGGGGAAGTCGTGCGTCTTGACCTTCACGGGCAGTGCTGCGGGCCGCCATTCCTGCCCGGCGTTCTTGTAGTCGCCGATCAGCTCCTTCTTCTTGCTGTCCACGCTGATCACCGGATCATCGGCGTCCCGGTGCTCTCGTGCCTGCTGGTTGAGGTAGCGGAACTGGGCGTCCCTGTCGGGGTGCTGAGCGCCCTCGATGGTCTTGGCGTTGGCCTGCAGACTGAAGCCTTCCTCCCGCAGCAGGCCTGCGACGGTGTCGGCGGAGACCCGGTGCCCCTGGCGGGTGAGCTCCGCTGCCAGTTTCCGCGTCGACTTCGTCGTCCACCGCAGCGGTGACATCGGGTCACCGCGCTCGTCGGGCTCGACCAGCGCAAGCAGAGCCGGTCGCAGCCCCGGATCAAGGTCCACGGCCTTCTTCCGACCCCCGCCAAGCCGGCGGACCCGCCCCAGCGGGGCCTGACCAGAGTCCAGTTCGGCCGCTCCGCGGGAGACCGTGCCTTCTCGAACCCCGGCTGCCGCAGCGACGAGCCGGATCCCGCCATGCCCCAGCGACAGTGCCTCCGCCCCTATGGCCAGCCGACGCTGGCGCTCATCCAGATGCGGCAGCAACGCCTGGAACTTCGCAGCCAGGACGGCCTCGATCCCCTCCGGTCTCCCCATACCAGAACAACGAGTTCCGCAGCAGGAAGCCACGACTTGTTTCCCGGCAAGCCCTAAGACAGCCGTCGGCAACACCCTCACGATCGCCGACGGCGGCTACCCCGGCACCGGACTCGTCATCCCACACCGCAGAGAGCGCGGCCAGAGCGAACTCCCGGCCTGGAAAGAGCAACACAACAAGTCCCACAAGCACGTCCGAGCCCGCGTCGAGCACGTCTTCGCCCGGATGAAGACCTGGAAGATCCTCCGCGACTGCCGCCTCAAGGGCGACGGCGTCCACCACGCGATGCTCGGCATCGCCCGCCTGCACAACCTCACCCTCGCCGGGTGACGACGAACAGGCGGGCCAACGCACACGCCCTAGATCATTTACGGGACAACGTTCAGGGAATGACCTCATGAGCTACCCGAACTTCTCCGGTATGCCGTCTCCTTCTTCTTCCTCGGCTCTCTCGGTCCTGTGCGGTGGCCCCACCGCCGTCACGGACAGTTTCCCGCAGGGAACGGCTCGAAGTCGTCGATCGACCTGAGCATGGTCAGCCTGTCCTGCCCGGACGGCGCCGACGAGATCTTCGAAACGGACCCCGGCTTCCAGGCACGCCCGACACGCACCTGTTGCCGGGCAAGTCGCAGAGCTGGAAGGAGGCCTGCGCGTTCCCCAGGACGGCCAGGAGCGCCCAGGTCGAGATCACGCCGGCCGACACCTCCGGCTCCGGCTGGTGCCGCACGGCCATCTTCACCGGCCAGGTGCCGTAGTTCGAGCCCGGGAGACGGTCCTCCGCCTGCCCCGCCTCGCGTGCGGCGGAGAACTCCCTCCCCCGCTCCGACGTGTCCGCTCGACGGGCCGGTGCCTCGCAAGCGGGGCGCACGCCCGAGGCCGGTGACGCGTCGGAGGTCAGAGGCTGCCGGGCGGCTGGTCCCGTCGCTATGGTTTCGGGGCCGCACCGGGGCCGGGCCGGTAGCCGCATCCGAGGAACACGAACTCCTCGGGGGCGACGCGAACCTCGGTACGGCTCCAGTTGTAGATGCCGTCCTGTTCACCCTCGTAGGTGAAGGTCGTGCCCGCCTCGATGGTGAAGAACTGGTCCTCCCCCGTCTCGCCGAAGAAGTCCCATTTCGGCACCCACTCGGGGGAGAGTTCCCATCCGGGTGCCTTGCCGTCTGCGAACCAGCGCTGCTGGAGCTGGACACGTACGTCGTACGAGGTGGTGTTGCGGACCTTCACCGAGTAGGTGGCCGAGGTCGGGTCGTCGGCGGCGTCCGTTCGGTCGATCGTGGCCGTCGCCTCCAGTGTGGAGGGGGCTGGGCAGTCTTCGTCCTGCTTCGTCGGCACCGGCTTGCTGTAGACGTCGTCGGTCACCGCGGCGATTCGGTCCGGGCAGTAGAAGGTGACCGCCTCCACGAGGAAGGCGGCCTGGTCGATCGGGTCGGTGAGCGGCAGCCCCACGAGGTCGGGGACGTCGTTCATGTCGGTTCCACCGGCGAGGGCCTTGCAGACGGCTCTCGCGTCCCTGATGACGGCCTTGCGGAAGTCCGAGAGCTCGTAACCGCCGCCGTCGGACGAGATGGCTGCGTACTCCGTGGCGTCGGGCCAGGTGG carries:
- a CDS encoding immunity 49 family protein, with the protein product MQDLAEDLEDSLSGLGQSPAGFGLAMDEALTLVQARSVLDADASKLETWEATVSAMQVGTAAFVAAQTTQGIVECRIMDAMRSIPATGPQFYTNAGNWLTNLWLVIVCRDQKRMNTMCNVPIELLRASGAHGDEYVYRWIDTLQSYWLERPGLLEKLQSTIDASYPQIATVAPRDLLQNVLYQPINLFSYFLRKDHAGFNTGLAEALELHKAYWIASEERARDLNGAIALGPLAIACLAYDAGFPIDIDSEYLPRALLERAWIGEFET
- a CDS encoding DUF6507 family protein, encoding MSKWDIHVGTVRHVLGKTEETAGKFEGGFTAYSTGLESAAKAAGTMAPGVRPRSGTPGPVAAALQEFAQKTFDDLRYLPARAAASIGGAAKATEEYVHGDLEMAADAQHDALPDPKLPPLKTDGAGDGGKGK
- a CDS encoding VanZ family protein — encoded protein: MNIIGGLIGLSVAAVVLTIRHSLAWQAGTKGALITFAALLLLGSGVARPMLAFTNVDGSSLADASSGRKRAVEAAVKEAFGDHYSIGRLCEQPCGDSPCTNIIFNLHSREEGHSEDFGTGSLSWPDKKHLNVQLENSDRTTVTGYPVEGAKAHASDAAASRIAKSYAQRQYPWAMGANVSETSPVVTKAELGWVTDWRWTHNDVLMPRMLDLQVDRAGRVSQIDVTLGPTRVKLPEAKVDAEKAEVAATKAVAALLQANGNAGAEFHTPAVTVKAVEQDGHWQPNWLVNVTWSGDGKSDDSQEQAAVEMYRVNAVTGKVYDAAGQPLEAD
- a CDS encoding DUF6221 family protein, whose protein sequence is MSQDLVTFLHARLDEEADLARRCDGDGCGEWTAHGHSVDFCQVELSGFHPTIALHVALHDPARVLREVEAKRRVLARHALSPATGDPELPWDNRDDCQYDGETWPCDDLLDLASPYGDHPDYPRRP
- a CDS encoding ISAzo13 family transposase; protein product: MGRPEGIEAVLAAKFQALLPHLDERQRRLAIGAEALSLGHGGIRLVAAAAGVREGTVSRGAAELDSGQAPLGRVRRLGGGRKKAVDLDPGLRPALLALVEPDERGDPMSPLRWTTKSTRKLAAELTRQGHRVSADTVAGLLREEGFSLQANAKTIEGAQHPDRDAQFRYLNQQAREHRDADDPVISVDSKKKELIGDYKNAGQEWRPAALPVKVKTHDFPGQAEKAIPYGIYDMAANAGWVSIGNDHDTAAFAVASIRNWWQARGRHDYPRARRLLITADGGGSNGYRTRGWKTQLADLAAESGLEVTVCHLPPGTSKWNKIEHRLFSHITMNWRGRPLTSHEVMLQTIAATTSRTGLTVHAELDHGEYPTGIRISDDEIAALPITRHRFHGDWNYTLHPQRPVDAATTGSTPGNALPDRPTCLSRRALQDPELTGMTRQNLSELIDALTPAMEIQREQVLRTRRGHERLVAPGAGAKAKLTKADKVLVTVLHLRKIATMDLLGQLFNTTAMTVSRAAKDVRPLLAAQGVRVPASTARFRTPDDIARFLDPSSVKIKSTC
- a CDS encoding DUF732 domain-containing protein, coding for MPDKRSGPAEQPPSTTGGEVRLEKNSSAGPKALGRRHLAAILTATVLALVTLVAVLVTGGGEQGSARSGTAPADSSDSTDDGVPAEPRAEKSTADPTSGPPYVSVPEFSSAAARDVAFFGDVGQFSTWPDATEYAAISSDGGGYELSDFRKAVIRDARAVCKALAGGTDMNDVPDLVGLPLTDPIDQAAFLVEAVTFYCPDRIAAVTDDVYSKPVPTKQDEDCPAPSTLEATATIDRTDAADDPTSATYSVKVRNTTSYDVRVQLQQRWFADGKAPGWELSPEWVPKWDFFGETGEDQFFTIEAGTTFTYEGEQDGIYNWSRTEVRVAPEEFVFLGCGYRPGPGAAPKP